The Archangium primigenium genomic interval TCCGAGGAGGAGCGCGCCTTCGCCCAGAAGGTGCTCGACGCCACCGGGCGCCGCCTGCTCTACGCCCGGGTGGACGTGGCCCGCGACGCGCACGGCGCCCTCAGGCTCATGGAGTTGGAGGCCACCGAGCCCAACCTCTTCCTGCGGCTGGGCGGCCCCCAGGCCGTGGAGCACTGGGTGGACGCCTTGCTGCACACCGCCTAGCGTGCGCGTATGCCCCAGGTGAAAAGTTCTCGTCCCGCCCAGGACACCCTTCCCCCCCGGCTCAGCACCCTGCTCGAGGGGCTCACCTACCGTGAGCTCGCCACGCGGCTGGAGAAGGTCTACCGGGCGGCGGCCCTGGCCATCGATCGCCTGGGCCACATCAACATCGTCAAGTACGAGCCCACCTCGCTGGAGGAGGGCGGCGCGGACCTGTCCCTGTGGGAGACGATGGCGCCGGTGCTGCGCGACACGGTGATGGACGTGAACGCCCTGGTGTCCGTGGTGAAGCAGGCGTTTCCGCCCCCGGAGCAGAAGGCGCGGGATGGGGCCTGGGCCCCGCCGCCCGCGAGCTTCGACGAGCGCCTGGCGCAGGAGGTGGAGACGGTGCTCAACGCGTGCGCGGGGCGGCTCGCGCAGCGCGTGGCGGACCTGGGCCAGCGCGTGCGCCAGCCCGAGGTGGTGAGCGACCGGTGGGCGCTGATGTCCGAGCTGCAGAGCTTCCGCGCGGACTTCCGCGCGCAGATGGGCGACCTCGTGTACCTCACGGCGACGGCCTTCGAGGACGTGCCACGCGAGCAGGTGGTGCCCGGCTACGAGGTGCAGGTGGGCGCCGCGGCGGCGCTGCGCAGCGCCCTGGCGGACCTGCGCCGCTCGGCCCAGTCGCGCATGGAGAAGCTCGCGGCGATGCCACCCAAGGACGTGCCCGCCCATGCGCGGCGCATGGAGGAGATGCTGGCCGCCTTCGCCCACATGCCGGCCTCGCTCACCATGAAGACGCGGGACAAGCGCATGCTCGTGGAGCAGCGCGGGCACCTGGACACGCTGGCCACCCGGCCGGAGGCGGACACGGGCGAATTGCGCGCGGTGATGGAGCCGATGCTCGCGGAGCTGGCCCGGGTGGGCACGGAGCTCACGCAGCGCACGCTGGTGGCGCATGACCGGGCCGTGTGGTCCGTATGCGGCGCGCGGCTGGAGCAGGCGGCCATGCACCTGTTCCTCCACTCCCCGGGCGCCGAGCGCGTGGTGCGCGATGCGCTCAAGACCGCCGAGGCGCTCTACGGCCGCTCGCCGACCTTCGACACCTTCCTGCGCAAGGCGCGCATGGCCCCCGGGCAGACCCAGGACGACGCCCAGTTGCGCGAGACGCTGGAGGTGTTCCGCGAGCGCCTCGCCGCCCTGCCCTTCACCTGAGCCCTTCTTCCGGCCCTACTTCTTCGTCGTGTCCTCGGGCAGCGCGGGCGCGCCCGGCGGCGTGGCCAGCCGGGGGATGACGCGCTGGTGGTAGCGCGACATCAGCGTCTCGGGCGTCAGCTCCTCCTGGGCCTGCTTGGGGCTGGACTTCCACTCGAGGTCCTCGGGCACCTTGCCGCCGCCCTGGCTCTTGTAGCCCATCATGTCCGGGAACTGCGTGGACCACCGGCCACCCGGATCCGTCTCGCGGGTGATGGGCTCACGATGGGGACGGGGGGTGTAGTACTTGCCGCTGCCGTTGCTCATGGTGTGTGTCCTAGCAGGAGTGCCCCCGCTCCGGAACCCCTCAGCCGCCTGCCCGCCCTCCGAGGAAGTCCAAGAATGGACCGGGTCGCCTTGTGGTCGCCAAATGCTGCGTTACCAGTGAATGTATGAACAGTTCACCTGAGAAGAAGGCCGGCGAGGGCATCGCCGATTTCATCCTCCCCGAGGGCTGCATGCTGTGCGGCGGCGCGGTGAACATCCGCAAGACGCCGGGTGGCGGCGCGCACAGCTACTGCCCCCATTGCCATTACCTGTCCCGGCCTCGTCTGCGCATGCACGAGAATGGCCTGGAGATCGCCTACGCCACCGCGGCGTTCGCCTGATTCACCCCGAGGGGCGCCTGGGCCGAGGGCTCAGGGTCCCCGCGGACCGTTGTCCTGAAGCTCCTCCGCGGAGGGCTCAAGCGCGACCGTCGCGGCGAGCAAATCCACCAGCGCGCGCTGGTAGTCCACGAGGGCCCGCACCTCGCCGATCTCGGCCTCGACCGCGGCCTGCTCGCGCTGATTCACCACCAACAGACTCGTATCCCCATGCTCGAAACGGGTGTACTCCGCCCGCGCGAGCTGGCGTGCCACCTCGGCGGCGCCGTGCGCGAGCCCGACCCGCTCGTGGGAGGCCCGCAGGGCCGAGAGCGCATCGCGCACCTCGGTGATGATCTCCTCGCGCGCGTAGCGGGCCCGCGCGGCCACCGCCGCCTGCTTCGCCTCGGCGGCCCGGCGCTGCCCCCGCGCCTCGCGGGCGAACAGCGGAATGTCGAGCACCAGGGAGCCCTGGACCTCGGTGGGCCGCAGGTTCGCGGGGCCCACGCCCACGTCCCGCGCCACGCGCAGCCCGAGGTCCACCGCGGGCGCCGCCAGGTTGCGCGCCAGGGCCACGTCCACCTCGAGCACCTCACGCCGCAAGTCCAACCCCCGCAGCTCCGGGCGCCGGCGCAAGGCCTGCTCCAGCCACCGCTCCAGCCCCTCCTCCATCAGGGCCGCGGGCACCGGAAACCCGGAGGGCAGGCGCGCCGTCGAGACGACCTGGGGCTCGCCCCGGGCGTCGCGCAGGAACAACGACAGCTTGAGCGTGGCCCGCTCGAGCGCCCGCCGGGCGGCGATCCGATCCGCGTCACGCCCCAGGAGGACCCGCTCGTTCTCCGTGTGCTCGATCTGCGGGATGTCGCCCGCGGTCACGCGGTGCGCGAGTTGCGTGCGGCGCGCCAGGGCCAGCTCGTACTGCGAGGTGGCGATGGTCAGCTGCCGTCCCGCCGCCACCCAGTCCCAGTAGTGGTAGGCCGCCTGCCGTTGCAGGCCCAGCCGCTCCCCGGCGAGCTCGAACGCGGCGATGCGCTGGCGCAGGCGCGCCTGGGCGAGCACGGCCCGCCGCTTGTCGATGGCGCCATCGCGCCACAGGGGCAAGGCGAGCCCCGCGTGCACCTCGCCCGCCGAGAGCGTCTCGTACTGGCCGTAGTACACGGGAAAGTCCCCCTGCCCCAGGCGGTAGCCCGCGGACAGGCGCAGGCCCCAGAGCGGCGTGGGCTGCTCGACGGTCGCCTCGATGCGCTCGTGCTGGTAGTAGCCGAACGGGATGGCGAGCCCGCGCGCCCGCACCAGCGGATCGAAGCCGCCCCTGGCGGCGAGCAGCTCCGCCTCCGCCGCCGCCACGTCCCGCTGAGCCGCCTCCATGCGCGGATGATGCTCACGGGTGGAGCCGAGCACCTCCTCGAGGGAGAGGGGCACGCCCTCGCCCTGGGCCCGCGCCCGGGACGCCGTCCCCATCCCGCCGAGCACCACGCACACCACCCACCCGACCTTCCAACCCGCCCTCCTCACGCGCGGCCCCCCTTGCCCTTCTTGTCCTGGGGCTCCTTCTCGGTCTCCACCGACGGGGGGAACCCGTTGAACTGGCGCCACAGCTCGAACCCCAGCCGCACCTCGTCCAGGAGGATCCACCCGTTGGCGCGCACGCCCTGGCGCAGGAAGCGGCCCTCGGGCCAGGGCTCGCCCTCGTCCGGCACCACGACGATGCGAAAGGCGCCCAGGCCGTCGTCCGCCGCGTCCACGAAGGCCACCGTGCCGCCGAAGGTGCCCACCGCCACCGAGGGCCAACCGGCGAACTGGATGGCGGGCCAACCCTCGAACTGCAAGCGCACGTGACGGCCCTGGGAGATGAGGGGCGCGTCCCGTCCGGCGACGCGCAGCTCCACGGCGATGGCGTCGGTGTCGGGCACCAGCACGGCCAGGGGATCGCCCACCTTGACGAACTCCGCGCCCTGCTGGGCCAACAGCCGCAGGAGCGTGCCCGCGCGCGGCGCGTAGATGCGCTGGGTGGACTGGCGCGCGAGCAGGCTGTCCAGCCGGTTGAGCTCGATGCGCTCCTTGGCGAGCTCCGCCTTGGAGGACTCGTAGCGCGCGAGGCCATCGTTGACGAGCGCATCCGCGTCCGTCTGCACGCGCTGGCGATCCGAGCCGAGCGCCGCCAGCTCGTTGCGCACGGCCTCGAGGCTGGCGCGGGCGCCCTCCATGTCCGTGCTCGTCTTGGTGTACTCCAGCTCCGCGAGCTCCACGCTCCGGGTGGCCGTCAGGCCATTGGCGTGCAGCGAGCGCTGACGCTCCAGTTGCAGCCGGGACGTCTCGCGCGCGACCTTGGCCGCGGCGAGCGTCTGCTCGGCGGCGCGAATGCGCTCCTGCACCATGCGCTGGCGCGAGCCGGCCGCGTCGACGCTCGACGCGCGCGAGGAGCGCAGCGCGTCCACGCGCGACTCGTAGGCGCGCACCTGGCTCTGGGCCGCGCGGATGCGCAGCTCGATGGCGTCGCGCTGCTCGCGCAGGCGCGTCATCAACTCCGGATCGTTGTCGGCCAGCTCCACGATGAGGTCCCCCGCGTTGACGCGCGAGCCCTCCTGCACCGCCCAGTGGGTGATGCGCCCGGCGATGGGGGACTGGATGGTCTGCTGCCGGTCCAACGGCGCGTACGCGATGACCCGGCCGTGGCCGGTGACGTTCTGCCGCCAGGGCGCGAGGATCAGCGCGATCGCGCCGAGCAGCAGCAACAGCAGCAGGCCCCAGGCGACCATGCGGGCCAACCGGGTGTCATGGCGGACCAGCCGCATGACGGGAAGCGTGGGAACGGAGGGCGGAGGCGTGGAGGCGGTCATGGGTTGAGCGTGGCGTCCGAGTGGGAGGGAGCCCGAGCCGACGACTCGGAGGAGAAGGCGTGGATCTGGCCCGCGTGCAGCGCCAGGACACGCTCGCACCGGCTGAACAGGTCCGGATGGTGGGTGATGAGCAGCAGGGTCCAGGGCGCATCGGACGCGAGCAGCAGCCGCAGCACCCGGTCCCGGGTGCGCGCATCGAGCGCGTCCAGCACCTCGTCGATGACGAGCAGCCGCGGGCGCAACAGGAGCGTGCGCGCCAGGTGCAGCAGCACCCGCTGACCGGACGACAAGGGCTGTCCGCCCGTGGTGAGCTCCGTGTGCAGCCCCTCGGGCAGGCGGGAGATGGCGTCCCCCAGGCCCAGCTCCTCGAGCACGTGCCGGATCTCCCCCAGCGGCAGCTCGGGCTGGCCCATGCGGAGGTTCTCCACGATCGTCCCGGCGAAGAGCTCCGGCGCGCCCACGAGCGCCACGTCCCGGCGCAGCGTGGCGAAGGACACGTCCCGCGTGTCGGCGCCATCCACGAGGATGCGGCCCCGCGTGGGGCTGCGCAGGCCATAGAGCAGCTCGCCCAGCGTGCTCTTGCCCTCGGCGGACTCGCCCGTCAGGGCCACCTTCTCGCCCGCCCGGAGCGTGAAGCTCACGTCGCTCAGCACCGGCGCGTCCTCGCGGAAGTGGAACGCCAGGCCCCGCACCACCAGCTCCGCGGGCCCCGAGCGCGGGGCATGGCTCTCGCCCAACTCCCGCTCCACGGGCAGGTCCACCAGCT includes:
- a CDS encoding TolC family protein — encoded protein: MRRAGWKVGWVVCVVLGGMGTASRARAQGEGVPLSLEEVLGSTREHHPRMEAAQRDVAAAEAELLAARGGFDPLVRARGLAIPFGYYQHERIEATVEQPTPLWGLRLSAGYRLGQGDFPVYYGQYETLSAGEVHAGLALPLWRDGAIDKRRAVLAQARLRQRIAAFELAGERLGLQRQAAYHYWDWVAAGRQLTIATSQYELALARRTQLAHRVTAGDIPQIEHTENERVLLGRDADRIAARRALERATLKLSLFLRDARGEPQVVSTARLPSGFPVPAALMEEGLERWLEQALRRRPELRGLDLRREVLEVDVALARNLAAPAVDLGLRVARDVGVGPANLRPTEVQGSLVLDIPLFAREARGQRRAAEAKQAAVAARARYAREEIITEVRDALSALRASHERVGLAHGAAEVARQLARAEYTRFEHGDTSLLVVNQREQAAVEAEIGEVRALVDYQRALVDLLAATVALEPSAEELQDNGPRGP
- a CDS encoding HlyD family secretion protein, yielding MTASTPPPSVPTLPVMRLVRHDTRLARMVAWGLLLLLLLGAIALILAPWRQNVTGHGRVIAYAPLDRQQTIQSPIAGRITHWAVQEGSRVNAGDLIVELADNDPELMTRLREQRDAIELRIRAAQSQVRAYESRVDALRSSRASSVDAAGSRQRMVQERIRAAEQTLAAAKVARETSRLQLERQRSLHANGLTATRSVELAELEYTKTSTDMEGARASLEAVRNELAALGSDRQRVQTDADALVNDGLARYESSKAELAKERIELNRLDSLLARQSTQRIYAPRAGTLLRLLAQQGAEFVKVGDPLAVLVPDTDAIAVELRVAGRDAPLISQGRHVRLQFEGWPAIQFAGWPSVAVGTFGGTVAFVDAADDGLGAFRIVVVPDEGEPWPEGRFLRQGVRANGWILLDEVRLGFELWRQFNGFPPSVETEKEPQDKKGKGGRA